The Parachlamydiales bacterium genome has a segment encoding these proteins:
- the rpsB gene encoding 30S ribosomal protein S2, translating into MAKLPTIKELLEAGSHFGHQTRRWNPKMKRFIFEARNGLYIIDLAKTMQLLREAVDVIKTVVAQHKSILFVGTKKQAKDVVRELAEMCNEFYVCERWLGGMLTNLSTIRQSVKKLEQIEKKISTGGDGMTKKEMILLSKDQTKLDSVLSGIRSMRKVPGLVIIVDPSKEHIAVAESKKLGIPVMALVDTNCDPDPIDYVIPCNDDARRSVKLILQTLAQAVIEKKNELRAVSHKEDGNDEAALATIASVSEEEESDAESYKREES; encoded by the coding sequence TTGGCTAAACTACCTACTATTAAAGAACTTTTAGAAGCTGGTTCACACTTCGGCCACCAAACACGCCGTTGGAACCCAAAAATGAAACGTTTCATTTTTGAAGCACGCAATGGTCTATATATCATCGACCTAGCTAAAACAATGCAGCTTCTCCGTGAAGCAGTCGACGTCATCAAAACCGTCGTTGCCCAACACAAATCCATTTTGTTTGTCGGAACAAAAAAACAAGCTAAAGACGTCGTCCGCGAATTAGCTGAAATGTGCAATGAGTTCTACGTCTGCGAACGTTGGCTCGGCGGCATGCTCACTAACCTCTCCACTATCCGTCAATCCGTCAAAAAGCTTGAGCAGATCGAGAAAAAGATCTCCACCGGCGGCGATGGCATGACTAAAAAAGAAATGATCCTCCTCTCTAAAGACCAAACAAAGCTCGACAGCGTCCTCTCCGGCATACGCTCTATGCGTAAAGTTCCCGGCCTCGTTATCATTGTCGACCCAAGCAAAGAACATATCGCCGTTGCTGAATCTAAAAAACTCGGCATCCCCGTTATGGCTCTAGTAGACACCAACTGTGATCCGGATCCTATCGACTACGTTATCCCTTGTAACGACGATGCTAGACGCAGCGTAAAACTCATTCTTCAAACATTGGCACAAGCTGTCATCGAAAAGAAAAATGAATTGCGCGCCGTAAGCCACAAAGAAGACGGTAACGATGAAGCAGCATTGGCCACTATAGCCAGCGTTTCAGAGGAAGAAGAATCCGATGCAGAATCTTACAAAAGAGAGGAAAGCTAA
- the mutM gene encoding DNA-formamidopyrimidine glycosylase, producing MPELPEVETIARELNASSLIGSPIISARILWARTLQGIDEKNFNTLIQKQTLRSSGRRGKYIVLTLDQHILLVHLRMTGKFAIIPSNEPFHPHERIRLYFADGQALQYKDPRKFGRWTLSTDYHQTLQHLGIEPLSPEFTVEVFSKLLQSRSKIKPFLLNQAHISGLGNIYVDEALWEAKIHPETPAFTLSKNSIRLLHCAIKNVLTKGIENQGTRLGNGQANYYSVNRKAAHQHQLQVFRRTGLPCPRCSTPIIKFVVAQRGTHICPHCQKVILALKTE from the coding sequence ATGCCAGAATTACCTGAAGTCGAAACAATCGCACGCGAATTAAATGCGTCCAGCCTCATCGGAAGCCCCATTATTTCAGCACGTATCCTTTGGGCACGTACACTGCAGGGCATCGATGAAAAAAACTTCAATACCCTCATTCAAAAACAAACTCTTAGATCTTCCGGCCGGCGCGGGAAATATATTGTCCTAACTTTAGACCAGCATATTCTTTTAGTACACCTTCGCATGACGGGGAAATTCGCTATTATTCCCTCCAATGAGCCATTCCATCCTCATGAAAGAATACGTCTGTATTTTGCTGATGGACAAGCCCTTCAATATAAAGACCCCCGGAAATTCGGCCGCTGGACACTCTCTACGGATTACCACCAAACGCTGCAGCATTTAGGAATAGAGCCGCTTTCACCTGAATTCACTGTAGAGGTTTTTTCTAAGCTCCTCCAGTCTCGTTCTAAAATCAAACCGTTCCTTCTCAATCAAGCCCATATCTCCGGCCTGGGAAATATCTACGTCGATGAAGCGCTATGGGAAGCAAAGATCCACCCTGAAACACCTGCATTTACCCTAAGTAAAAATTCTATCCGTTTGCTTCACTGCGCAATCAAAAATGTCCTCACCAAAGGCATTGAAAATCAGGGCACCCGCCTAGGCAATGGTCAAGCTAATTATTATAGTGTAAACAGAAAAGCTGCCCATCAGCACCAGCTTCAAGTTTTCCGCCGTACCGGCCTCCCCTGTCCCCGCTGCTCCACCCCCATTATCAAATTTGTTGTAGCCCAACGTGGGACCCATATTTGTCCACACTGCCAAAAAGTAATACTGGCACTTAAAACTGAGTAA
- a CDS encoding arylesterase, with the protein MFGNHINNLFFKTCVFILGFVCSINLMAETKIAVLGDSLTQGHGVAPEDAFPKVLESILVEQGYEVKVISNGVSGAVTSSGLKRLKLLIEEQPDVVLIELGANDGLRSLPIAKIRRNLEEMITYAKDNGAHVILAGMRLPHSYGKVYRKDYEALFPALAEENSITLIPFILEGVAGNRDLNLSDGFHPNEDGHRIMAETIRPYVVQLIE; encoded by the coding sequence ATGTTCGGCAATCATATCAATAATCTTTTTTTTAAAACGTGTGTGTTTATTTTAGGGTTTGTCTGTTCCATAAATTTGATGGCCGAAACTAAAATTGCTGTGTTAGGAGATTCTTTAACACAGGGACATGGAGTCGCACCTGAGGACGCTTTTCCCAAAGTATTAGAGTCTATCCTTGTAGAACAGGGGTATGAAGTTAAAGTTATTAGCAACGGAGTGAGCGGAGCTGTGACATCTAGCGGTTTAAAAAGGCTTAAACTATTAATCGAAGAGCAGCCCGATGTTGTACTGATCGAACTGGGTGCAAATGATGGCTTAAGAAGCTTGCCTATAGCCAAAATACGCCGCAATCTAGAAGAGATGATTACATACGCGAAAGATAATGGGGCCCACGTGATATTAGCGGGAATGCGGCTTCCACATAGCTATGGAAAAGTTTACCGTAAAGATTACGAGGCTTTATTTCCTGCCCTTGCCGAAGAGAATAGTATTACATTAATTCCCTTCATATTAGAAGGTGTTGCAGGAAATCGCGACTTGAACTTATCTGATGGTTTCCATCCTAATGAGGACGGCCACCGCATCATGGCAGAAACAATCAGGCCTTATGTGGTGCAGTTGATCGAGTAA
- a CDS encoding glycosyltransferase, which yields MDKIGLIPSAGMYGVLEVFIQQLAEGLRELPGVATAVFSLEKPPKQFFADIEAFKPDCLVVFNSLFAAENGALFCDYLKIPTLFYLVDAPFHFSDPASPYAATACIDRGHTRDLAAKGFTKTLFLPHAVDKADHRTPQKITKYGCVMLSTGINFRERYAKMLGALPPALIQRVQEAFEKYETDALLTLDEALGPEDPFPVPRALLLKEMDLYLKGKKRMEFLQGLKGIQIDLFGGGDGWSEILGNTCPHVRIHPGLDYPAALEVMGDAAVVLSHCSSIKDGAHERLFAAISQGAEAATYTNPYLKENFQKGEGLILGQTIEELGKEIEFALNNPDKRVESILKGQEKIAQAHLWKHRGAILQQSLKSFFGQ from the coding sequence ATGGACAAAATTGGTTTGATTCCTTCGGCCGGAATGTATGGAGTTTTGGAAGTTTTTATTCAGCAGCTGGCGGAAGGATTGCGCGAGCTGCCGGGGGTAGCTACAGCTGTATTCTCATTGGAAAAGCCCCCCAAGCAATTTTTTGCTGACATTGAAGCATTTAAACCAGACTGTCTAGTCGTTTTCAATAGCTTGTTTGCTGCAGAAAATGGTGCGCTTTTTTGCGATTATCTAAAGATACCCACCCTTTTCTATCTTGTGGATGCTCCTTTTCATTTCAGCGATCCGGCGTCACCGTATGCGGCGACAGCCTGCATCGACCGGGGGCATACCCGCGATCTTGCGGCTAAGGGTTTTACTAAGACATTATTTCTTCCGCATGCAGTGGATAAGGCAGACCATAGGACGCCCCAGAAGATAACAAAATATGGCTGCGTCATGTTATCGACCGGAATAAACTTTCGGGAGCGGTATGCAAAAATGTTGGGGGCGCTTCCCCCAGCACTTATTCAACGTGTTCAGGAGGCATTTGAGAAGTATGAGACAGATGCGCTGCTGACGCTGGATGAAGCGTTAGGCCCTGAAGATCCTTTTCCTGTACCTAGAGCGCTATTGTTGAAAGAGATGGACCTTTATTTGAAGGGAAAGAAAAGGATGGAGTTTCTGCAGGGATTAAAAGGTATCCAGATTGACTTATTTGGGGGTGGAGATGGGTGGTCGGAGATATTAGGGAATACTTGCCCACACGTCCGGATTCATCCAGGACTAGATTATCCCGCTGCTTTAGAGGTGATGGGCGATGCTGCAGTCGTGTTAAGCCATTGTTCTTCCATTAAGGACGGAGCGCATGAGCGCCTATTTGCAGCCATTTCACAGGGGGCGGAAGCGGCTACTTATACTAATCCCTATTTGAAGGAGAATTTCCAGAAGGGGGAAGGACTGATCTTGGGGCAGACAATTGAAGAATTGGGAAAAGAAATAGAGTTTGCATTGAATAATCCCGATAAACGCGTGGAAAGTATTTTGAAAGGCCAGGAAAAAATAGCCCAGGCGCATTTATGGAAGCATAGAGGCGCAATCTTACAACAATCGTTAAAATCCTTTTTCGGTCAATGA
- a CDS encoding NAD(P)/FAD-dependent oxidoreductase: protein MTPRKINIGIVGAGLAGLSCAHYLEKLGYSPVIFEKDTEIGGRCRTDIYEGYLLDRGFQVLLSSYAEVKKIVRIYEMDVKPFPSGATVYDGNQWYPLYNPLKHPFSIFELRNIPFAYFADYVKMGSIYIKSSFRTGSPFFRSIGKTTMDFWKEEKLSEPFINKFLRPFFAGVFLDTEMTVNPGIFQWLLHFFVEGSAVLPRKGMGYIPKAFAETLKKTDIRLNQPVKALEGKTIYLDNHQEFKCDKIVVALDAPQAKALFPTLPELKSKSTSTLYFAIDTAAFSNTPSSLLHLNGTSDGPINNLAFPSLVQPSYSPKGKILASASIVSTEWQNNPNLIQAAKEQLSSWFKIPVDKWELLKRYTIPHALPDQKDPPPLQGNYAIGRSPDIYICGEYTDNASLNGACASGRKAAEALHASLTEKGF from the coding sequence ATGACACCACGAAAAATAAACATCGGCATTGTCGGCGCAGGTTTAGCCGGATTAAGCTGTGCTCACTACTTAGAAAAGCTAGGGTACTCGCCCGTTATCTTCGAAAAAGATACCGAAATCGGCGGAAGATGCCGCACAGATATTTATGAAGGATACCTTCTGGATAGAGGATTTCAAGTTCTTTTATCTTCTTATGCCGAAGTTAAGAAAATCGTCCGCATCTACGAAATGGATGTCAAACCATTCCCTTCCGGTGCGACTGTCTATGATGGCAACCAATGGTACCCACTCTACAACCCTCTAAAGCACCCATTTTCCATTTTCGAACTGCGTAACATTCCCTTTGCCTATTTTGCTGACTATGTAAAGATGGGCTCCATCTACATAAAATCCTCTTTCCGCACCGGCAGCCCCTTTTTCCGATCGATAGGAAAAACCACCATGGATTTTTGGAAAGAAGAAAAACTCTCTGAACCTTTTATCAATAAATTCCTGCGACCCTTCTTTGCAGGCGTTTTCCTGGATACGGAAATGACCGTTAATCCGGGGATATTCCAATGGCTGCTGCATTTTTTTGTGGAAGGTTCCGCGGTATTACCCCGTAAAGGCATGGGTTATATCCCTAAAGCTTTTGCAGAAACACTTAAGAAAACTGATATACGCTTAAATCAGCCTGTAAAAGCTCTGGAAGGAAAAACCATCTACCTTGACAACCACCAAGAATTCAAATGCGATAAAATCGTCGTAGCCCTAGATGCACCACAAGCAAAAGCGCTCTTTCCCACCCTTCCGGAATTAAAAAGTAAAAGTACAAGCACTCTCTATTTTGCTATCGACACTGCGGCCTTTTCAAACACTCCTTCTTCCTTGCTGCACCTTAATGGTACGTCCGATGGACCCATCAATAATTTAGCTTTTCCAAGCCTTGTGCAGCCTTCCTACTCTCCTAAAGGAAAAATCCTAGCTTCAGCCTCTATCGTCTCAACAGAATGGCAAAATAATCCCAACCTCATCCAAGCCGCAAAGGAACAGCTCAGTTCATGGTTCAAAATACCTGTCGATAAATGGGAACTCTTAAAAAGATACACCATTCCCCACGCTCTTCCGGATCAGAAAGATCCCCCTCCTCTACAAGGGAATTATGCCATAGGCCGTTCTCCGGACATCTATATCTGCGGGGAATATACTGATAATGCTTCGCTGAATGGCGCCTGCGCTAGCGGCCGTAAAGCCGCCGAAGCGCTCCATGCTTCATTGACCGAAAAAGGATTTTAA
- a CDS encoding peptidylprolyl isomerase, protein MTLRLHCLAYLCLALLVFFQTSINADNMITEKTTENTSAVPKTATATIETTQGTFTIRLYCDIAPKACENFIALAEKGYYNDIIFHRIIKGFMIQGGDPTGTGTGGQSIWGKTFEDEYSPKARFDRPGLLAMANRGPSTNGSQFFITTAPTAWLNNRHTIFGEISEGMPIIQKIENSPTDGRDKPLTPIKILKITIKKS, encoded by the coding sequence ATGACTTTACGATTGCACTGCTTGGCCTATTTATGCCTGGCTCTCTTAGTTTTTTTTCAAACATCAATAAATGCAGACAATATGATTACAGAAAAAACAACAGAAAATACATCGGCCGTGCCAAAAACAGCAACAGCCACCATTGAAACAACACAAGGGACTTTTACCATCCGCTTGTATTGTGATATTGCCCCAAAAGCCTGCGAAAATTTTATCGCACTCGCTGAAAAGGGCTATTACAATGACATCATTTTCCATAGGATTATTAAAGGATTCATGATTCAAGGCGGAGATCCCACAGGTACTGGCACAGGCGGCCAATCTATCTGGGGTAAAACTTTTGAAGACGAATACTCCCCTAAAGCACGTTTTGATCGTCCGGGACTATTGGCAATGGCTAACCGTGGTCCTTCGACCAATGGCAGCCAGTTCTTCATCACTACCGCTCCTACCGCTTGGTTGAATAATAGACATACAATTTTTGGTGAAATCTCCGAAGGTATGCCCATTATTCAAAAAATAGAAAATTCCCCTACGGACGGAAGAGATAAACCTCTGACACCTATTAAAATTTTAAAGATTACCATTAAAAAATCGTAA
- a CDS encoding archaeosortase/exosortase family protein: MRKSDYGMILLLLILAVFIWLRDLAWMTSGDDTLPVLVALPLFVWLGTPWKFIPDGRCEFSPFELTLVVALFVLGIGINSTVLLAIGWTVLLWFWLRKRTDLGSHDSIKKLLVLPFISFPWITLDADKIGWLFRLTGAYATTALYHFFGAEVQQEGTNIIINGLPLSVEAACSGLNTLQSMLIAGTVVNYIILGDTSRYWWNLGVIITLAWIANTLRIILLSGVALIFGAEFALGGFHIWGGWAVLILMFLLCWWITSLQEAKKVV; this comes from the coding sequence ATGCGCAAGTCGGATTATGGGATGATTTTACTCCTGTTGATACTTGCCGTGTTTATCTGGCTGCGCGATCTAGCATGGATGACGTCGGGGGATGATACACTCCCGGTCTTAGTGGCCCTTCCCTTGTTTGTGTGGTTAGGAACGCCTTGGAAATTCATTCCCGATGGAAGATGCGAGTTTTCACCGTTTGAGCTAACTCTTGTCGTTGCCCTCTTTGTCTTGGGAATAGGTATCAATAGCACAGTGTTGCTTGCAATAGGTTGGACAGTATTATTGTGGTTTTGGCTTAGGAAAAGAACAGATCTTGGTTCGCATGATTCTATAAAGAAACTTCTAGTTCTCCCGTTCATTTCATTTCCATGGATTACATTAGATGCAGATAAGATAGGGTGGCTTTTCCGCTTAACAGGGGCTTATGCGACGACGGCCCTTTATCACTTCTTTGGTGCGGAAGTGCAGCAGGAAGGGACGAATATCATAATTAATGGTTTGCCTTTATCTGTTGAGGCTGCCTGCAGTGGTTTGAATACTTTACAGTCGATGTTGATCGCTGGGACGGTAGTGAATTATATTATACTGGGAGATACATCACGCTATTGGTGGAATTTAGGAGTGATCATAACCTTGGCTTGGATTGCAAATACCTTAAGGATCATATTGCTATCAGGTGTGGCATTAATTTTTGGGGCTGAATTCGCACTTGGAGGCTTTCATATTTGGGGAGGGTGGGCCGTACTTATTCTTATGTTTCTTCTATGCTGGTGGATTACGTCGTTGCAAGAAGCGAAGAAAGTTGTCTGA
- a CDS encoding WecB/TagA/CpsF family glycosyltransferase, with product MQRDQKFILGIGIDNVSLNEAVQEIISIIKDYPSDPRARYIATINTDFINNSLCWNWPHIKNSELLSLLRRSSLSTCDSTPLYWLSKLLGSSLKERVAGSNLLLPLLYSVAQNNFTVFLLGGTETDAQLAAARLTATIKNLKIVGIATPRLATEGPLLAVEPERDALLLEQIHSAKPDLLLVNLGNPKQELWFARVSSELKVPASIGIGGCFSFLSGSLLRAPEWMQKGGLEWLYRIFQEPGRLWKRYFFGIPKALYMALPAVFYQRYCSFMYRLVYRNVEPILEKLRIRLYLASTRSIAVLELPSKLSNAYHEIHSDLIDQAFAHDHIVVDFKRVRHITLEGISFLVGLWTRAHRQDKELSGLSLSGDMRLLLKANRAWDILSAQQYQTVKDLATTLQQSKYNSLYDTIHQDNKSIYISFFGQLDNNQDYERIFTRFEPTLKDRHCTVDLTYCTTIESRGFSFLLRLKAHLQQQNRKLRLCCIHEEIRRQFELARLDKIFECIACRP from the coding sequence ATGCAGCGCGATCAAAAATTTATTCTTGGAATAGGCATCGATAATGTTAGTTTGAACGAAGCTGTGCAGGAAATCATTTCCATTATTAAGGACTACCCCTCAGATCCTCGTGCAAGATATATTGCCACAATAAATACAGATTTTATAAATAACTCCCTTTGTTGGAATTGGCCCCACATAAAAAATAGCGAACTACTAAGTCTTCTACGGCGCTCCTCCCTTTCCACATGTGACAGCACCCCTCTTTATTGGTTAAGCAAACTTCTCGGCTCTTCTTTAAAAGAACGGGTTGCAGGCTCGAACCTGCTGCTGCCGCTGCTCTATTCGGTGGCTCAAAATAACTTTACCGTATTTCTCTTAGGCGGTACAGAGACCGATGCCCAGCTTGCTGCTGCAAGATTAACTGCAACCATAAAAAATCTTAAGATTGTAGGGATAGCCACTCCAAGATTAGCTACTGAAGGCCCGCTCTTAGCAGTCGAACCTGAAAGGGACGCCCTTCTGCTAGAACAGATCCACAGCGCTAAACCCGATCTCCTGCTGGTCAATCTAGGCAATCCCAAGCAGGAATTATGGTTTGCCCGCGTCTCTTCAGAACTCAAAGTCCCTGCAAGCATTGGCATAGGGGGCTGCTTTTCTTTCCTTAGCGGCAGTCTTCTCCGCGCCCCTGAATGGATGCAAAAAGGCGGCCTGGAATGGCTCTACCGCATCTTCCAAGAGCCGGGCAGGCTATGGAAACGCTACTTCTTCGGTATACCAAAAGCACTCTATATGGCCCTACCTGCGGTATTTTACCAACGCTACTGCAGTTTCATGTATCGCTTGGTCTATAGGAATGTAGAACCCATCTTAGAAAAACTGCGCATCCGCCTATATCTTGCCTCCACACGCAGCATTGCCGTCTTAGAGCTCCCTTCAAAACTTAGCAACGCTTATCATGAAATTCACAGCGACCTGATAGACCAAGCCTTTGCCCATGATCATATTGTCGTGGATTTCAAACGTGTGCGCCATATCACATTAGAAGGGATAAGCTTCCTTGTCGGGCTTTGGACACGCGCCCATCGCCAGGATAAGGAATTGAGCGGCCTTAGCTTGAGCGGCGACATGCGGTTGCTTTTAAAGGCTAATAGAGCATGGGATATACTCAGCGCACAACAATATCAGACGGTGAAAGACCTTGCCACTACACTTCAGCAATCTAAGTATAATTCCCTATACGATACCATCCATCAGGACAACAAATCCATTTACATCAGCTTCTTCGGACAATTGGATAACAATCAAGATTACGAAAGGATATTTACCCGCTTTGAACCCACACTTAAAGACCGCCATTGCACCGTGGACCTTACCTATTGCACTACTATAGAAAGCAGAGGTTTCTCCTTCCTGCTTAGACTCAAAGCCCACTTACAACAGCAAAACCGTAAACTGCGCTTATGCTGTATCCACGAGGAAATCCGCCGTCAGTTCGAACTGGCCCGATTGGACAAAATATTCGAATGCATTGCTTGCAGGCCCTAA
- a CDS encoding sugar transferase, which translates to MPTKPPLKGPERAALMNALYEKYAKKKTWGQHLTYLRKKYFWLLFVGGASLFKRFFDIIISIGMIVVSLPLFLIIALAIKLYDRGPIFYTANRVGKWGKEFRFVKFRTMEINADKKIDALQSQNIHLDPGTFKMKEDPRITPVGKILRRMSLDELPQLWCVLKGDMSLVGPRPPLPREVAHYTLNDRRRLDIKPGITCIWQVSGRSEIPFNKQVQLDLEYIESQSLWLDIVLLLKTIPAVLFGRGAY; encoded by the coding sequence ATGCCTACTAAGCCCCCTCTCAAGGGCCCAGAGCGCGCCGCTTTGATGAATGCGCTCTATGAGAAATATGCTAAGAAAAAAACGTGGGGACAGCATTTAACCTATCTACGTAAAAAGTATTTTTGGCTACTTTTTGTCGGCGGCGCCAGCTTATTCAAAAGGTTTTTCGATATTATTATTTCCATCGGCATGATTGTCGTATCACTTCCTCTTTTCTTGATCATTGCTCTTGCCATTAAACTTTATGACAGAGGACCCATCTTTTATACTGCCAATAGGGTAGGTAAATGGGGTAAAGAGTTCAGATTCGTAAAGTTCCGCACCATGGAAATCAATGCGGATAAGAAGATAGACGCTTTGCAATCGCAAAATATCCACCTCGATCCCGGTACCTTCAAAATGAAGGAAGATCCGCGTATTACTCCTGTAGGTAAGATTTTGCGCCGAATGAGTTTAGATGAACTGCCGCAACTGTGGTGTGTTCTAAAAGGGGATATGTCCTTGGTAGGTCCGCGCCCGCCCCTGCCTCGTGAAGTGGCTCATTACACTTTGAATGATCGCAGACGCTTAGACATCAAACCGGGGATTACCTGCATATGGCAGGTTAGCGGCAGATCTGAAATTCCTTTTAATAAGCAGGTACAGTTGGACTTAGAATATATTGAGAGTCAAAGCCTTTGGTTAGACATTGTCCTCCTCCTTAAAACCATCCCGGCCGTTCTCTTTGGACGGGGAGCTTACTAA
- a CDS encoding anti-sigma factor antagonist (This anti-anti-sigma factor, or anti-sigma factor antagonist, belongs to a family that includes characterized members SpoIIAA, RsbV, RsfA, and RsfB.) produces the protein MKQEPSQINLLVVESNSSECMQLQSLLAAQGYHVYTATTATEAIDHLLQTPFALILCDEKLPDLTGLEVMQTAQTISSETIRIMLTEKLNSEVSLEAMKSGRVFQYISKPWEDEDLSKKVKYAVERYKILKENIALQELIMAQHKALAKMHDIFKSEISLGGKIQESMMVGDPPTNIPGCKIAAATIPSRDIAGDFYEFYHPIPEICDFVLGDVMGKGLSAVLVGTAVKTHLVRFALPYFQSKKYNRLNLWQDDLLSPTEILTFLHHELTSQLNYLDFFVSLFYGRFNFAKRMFTYIDCGSQKAIHYDAKSHSARELKCNNTPLGISNEPEYKEYQCKFDKGDIFVFFSDGVHEAHSPANEIYGLQPIRNLVIRDAKETPETILNNLKQSLWGFVSKEHLEDDLSIIVIKLEDIPTEAFAKIQRATFSSHLSQITPLREFICNLCKQTPDANPLFSESLQLAATEIFANVIKHAYDGQTKSSIVVTGEWTPTGLSIEFADQGKPFDPSAVPHPEMTVETEGGFGWYIIKSIADEISYHPKKSATGWNHLNIFKRYGILEDQMELRHQKEGETLIITPGCTSLDAREAKDFKQHTLDLINLEGVSKVVLDLGNIQYIDSSGLGSLLSVLKFLHVKGGELKLANLKKPVRTIFELVAMHKIFEIFNTAEEATNSYR, from the coding sequence ATGAAGCAAGAGCCTTCTCAAATTAACCTTCTCGTTGTAGAAAGTAATTCCTCTGAGTGTATGCAACTACAGTCACTGCTTGCTGCTCAGGGATATCACGTGTACACTGCAACAACAGCAACAGAAGCAATTGACCACCTGCTTCAAACTCCCTTTGCCCTTATCCTGTGCGATGAGAAACTCCCGGATCTAACCGGCTTAGAAGTCATGCAAACAGCCCAGACAATCAGCTCAGAAACAATCCGCATTATGCTGACAGAAAAGCTCAATTCAGAAGTATCGCTCGAAGCAATGAAATCCGGCAGAGTCTTTCAATACATAAGTAAACCTTGGGAAGATGAAGACCTCAGCAAAAAGGTAAAATATGCTGTCGAACGCTACAAAATACTGAAGGAGAATATCGCCCTTCAAGAACTTATTATGGCCCAGCATAAAGCACTTGCAAAAATGCATGACATCTTTAAGAGCGAGATCTCCCTAGGCGGAAAAATCCAAGAGTCTATGATGGTTGGAGACCCCCCAACCAACATACCCGGCTGTAAAATTGCCGCTGCCACGATTCCCTCCAGAGACATTGCCGGGGACTTCTATGAATTTTACCACCCTATCCCTGAAATCTGCGATTTTGTTTTAGGTGATGTCATGGGTAAAGGACTTTCTGCTGTACTTGTAGGCACTGCAGTCAAAACCCATCTTGTGCGGTTTGCACTCCCCTACTTCCAATCCAAAAAATATAATCGCTTGAATCTTTGGCAAGACGACCTGCTCTCGCCCACAGAGATACTTACGTTTCTGCACCATGAATTGACATCCCAGCTTAACTACCTAGATTTTTTCGTTTCATTGTTCTATGGGCGATTCAACTTTGCCAAAAGGATGTTTACTTATATCGACTGCGGATCACAGAAGGCCATCCATTATGATGCAAAATCCCACTCTGCAAGAGAGTTAAAATGCAACAATACGCCCTTAGGAATTAGTAATGAGCCTGAATATAAGGAATATCAATGCAAATTTGATAAAGGGGATATTTTTGTCTTCTTCTCTGACGGCGTGCATGAAGCGCACTCCCCCGCAAATGAAATCTACGGTCTGCAGCCCATCCGCAATCTGGTGATCAGAGATGCCAAGGAAACTCCGGAAACAATCTTAAATAACCTTAAGCAGTCCTTATGGGGTTTCGTCAGTAAAGAACATTTAGAAGACGACCTGTCGATCATCGTAATAAAATTAGAAGACATCCCGACAGAAGCCTTTGCAAAAATACAGCGCGCTACTTTTTCAAGCCACCTAAGTCAAATAACACCTTTACGTGAGTTCATTTGCAATCTATGTAAACAAACTCCTGATGCAAACCCCCTATTTTCAGAAAGTTTGCAACTTGCAGCTACAGAAATTTTCGCCAATGTTATAAAACACGCATATGACGGTCAGACAAAAAGCTCTATTGTTGTGACAGGAGAATGGACTCCTACAGGCCTTTCCATAGAGTTTGCTGACCAAGGAAAGCCCTTCGATCCTTCTGCCGTGCCGCATCCGGAGATGACGGTTGAAACAGAAGGGGGTTTTGGCTGGTATATTATTAAATCTATTGCAGATGAGATTAGCTACCACCCTAAGAAATCAGCAACCGGATGGAACCATCTCAACATTTTTAAACGCTATGGAATATTAGAGGATCAAATGGAACTTCGTCATCAAAAAGAAGGTGAAACCTTAATCATCACCCCTGGGTGTACTAGTTTGGATGCACGTGAGGCTAAAGACTTTAAGCAGCACACCCTTGACCTAATTAATTTAGAAGGAGTTTCTAAAGTCGTCTTGGATTTAGGCAACATCCAGTATATAGATAGCTCCGGGTTGGGAAGCCTGCTCTCCGTCTTAAAGTTTTTGCATGTCAAGGGGGGAGAGTTAAAACTCGCCAATCTAAAAAAACCGGTGCGGACGATCTTCGAACTCGTGGCGATGCATAAGATTTTTGAGATTTTCAATACTGCAGAAGAAGCCACAAACTCTTATAGATAA